The genomic segment AGCACCAATTGCTGCAACTCAGCCGGTATCGACTCGGCGGGGATACGTCCGGTCAGCGACTCGGCCGACACCGATGCCGCCACCAGCGTCACCTCGCGCAACGGGCGCAGACCACTGCGGGCCAGTAACCATCCGAGCAGGCCGCTGATCAGCGCACAGAGCACCAATGCACCCCAAAGCCAGCCCGTAAGCGTATGAAAAAACACCTTGTGAGCGGTAACGTCGAGGGCAAGCACGACCTTCACGACTTGCCCGGCGATCTCCACCTCACCGGTCTTGCGCTGCCAGACGCGGCCGTCGCGCTGCAGTTCGCCATCGACAGTTGCGTCCGGGTGGCTGCGTACTTGCCCCGCCGCGTCCGTATCGGCGAACAACAGGCGTCCCTCGGCGTCGAATATCTGCGCCGTCAGTTCACTGTGCCCGCCCAACAATGCCTGTAGCTGCGGGCGCATCGCGTCGAAACCGGACAGGTCGTCGAGATCCTTGAGCAAGGTCCGGCTGGCCTGCAGTTTCTCTTCCAGCGCATGACGGTCAAGCTGATCGAAGTGATGCTGACTCAACTGCTTGAAGAAAAACCCCGCCGCACCCAGCACACCGGTCACCGCCAGCATGAACATCAGACTGAGCCGGGCCGTAAGAGACAATCGCGTCATGGCGCGTCCGGCTCATCGAGCATGTAGCCCATGCCGCGCGCGGTGTGAATCAGCTTGGGCTCGAAGCCATCATCGATTTTTGCGCGAAGTCTTCGAATCGCCACCTCGATGACGTTGGTGTCGCTGTCGAAATTCATGTCCCAGACCTGCGAAGCAATCAGCGACTTGGGTAACACCTCGCCGCGACGACGCAATAGCAGTTCCAGCAGGGCGAATTCCTTGGCGGTCAGGTCGATACGTTGACCGGCACGCATGACGCGCCGTTTGAGCAAGTGCACTTCGAGATCAGCGATTTTCAGTTGGGTCTGCAACGCCGCGGCGCTGCCTCGGCGTAGCAGCGTACGCACACGAGCCAGCAACTCGGAAAACGCGAAGGGTTTGACCAGATAATCGTCGGCCCCCAGCTCGAGGCCCTTGACCCGATCCTCGACGCGATCACGCGCGGTGAGAAACAGCACCGGTACGTCCCGACCCGCCGCTCGCACCCTGCGTAGGACTTCCCAGCCGTCCAGCCCCGGCATCATCACATCCAGAATCAGCAGGTCGTAGGGTGTGCTCAGGACATATTGCAGCGCATCGGTGCCACTGGTGACGCGGTCGACGGAAAACCCCGCCTCGCTCAGGCCCTGTTGAAGGTAGGTACCGGTTTTCGGCTCGTCTTCGGCGACCAGCAATTTCATCGATTCATCCTTTCAAGACTTGCTTCGGAGCATCGCTCAGAGTGTGCCGGCAACAGCCATTGGGAAACACAAACTGACAGAAAAGTAATGTTCCGCTCAGCTTGCCGAAAGCCTTCCCGCGCTATCTTCGATCCAGATAAAACGCCATGGGAAGGCCGCTTGACCTTGTCATAAGGGCAAGGTTGAAGATTCAGTCAAAGCCGGATGGGCCGGCGGCTGCGGAGGACTTCCCATGAGCTCCATCAATCTTCAGGTACAGGGCATGACGTGCGGCGCTTGTGTGCGTCACGTTACCCAGGCATTGAATCCCGTTTCAGGTGTCGACGCGATCGACGTCGATCTTGAGAACGGCCTGGTTCGCGTCGAAGGCAACCCGAACAGTACGACGCTGCTCGCCGCACTGAATGACGCTGGCTACCCGGCGCAACTCGCTAGCCAGGCAAACCCCGCGGCTGCACCCACCAAGGGTTGCGGCAGCGGCTGCGGTTGTCGCTGATTTCCGTTAACTGGAGTGTTTCATGACTATCACCCGATCCAAACTTGCTGTCATAGCCGCCTTGTTCATGGCTGGTAGTGCCCAGGCCGCCCAGGTCATTGACGTGCATCGCGACGCCAACTGCGGCTGTTGCAAAGACTGGGTCAAATATCTGCAGGCCAACGGCTTCGAGGTGCGCGATCACGTCGAGACCAACATGAGCGCGGTCAAACAGCAACTGGGTGTGGTACCTCGGCTGGGTTCCTGCCACACCGGCGTGATCGACGGCAAGTTCGTCGAAGGCCATGTGCCGGTCGCACAGATCCATGAGCTGCAACGTCGCCAGGATCTGCTCGGCGTAGCGGCACCCGGCATGCCGGCCGGCTCGCCCGGTATGGATTACGGCCAGCCCGCCCAGGCCTATCAGGTGATCGGCCTGACCACCGATGGCAAGGACGTGGTGATAGCGGACTATCCGGCAGATTGAAACGGGGCTGACCGCAACACCCTGACATCCTGCCGATGCTCGGCGTCGGCAGGTGCGTTCGACTACAGCTGATGGAACGGAACACCATGCGCTGCACCTCTTCGCGCCGCACCTTCGTCAAAGGCCTGGTCGCCAGCGGCGTTACCGCTGGGCTGGGCATCTGGCGCCAGCCGGTATGGGCCGTTGCACGGTCCGATCAGCCGAGTGATCAGGGCGTACTGGCCGGCACCGAGTTCGATCTGACCATCGATGCGATGACGGTCGAGTTCACCGACAAACGCCGCACCGCCATGGCCATCAACGGCAGCATTCCGGGCCCGCTGCTGCGCTGGCGCGAAGGCGATACCGTGACGCTGCGCGTGCGCAATCGCCTGCCGCAGGACACCTCGATCCACTGGCACGGCATCCTCCTGCCGGCCAACATGGACGGCGTACCCGGCTTCAGTTTTGCCGGCATCGCACCGGACGGCCTATACGAATACCGCTTCAAAGTGAGGCAGAGCGGGACCTATTGGTATCACAGCCACTCGGCCTTCCAGGAACAACTCGGCGTCTATGGCCCGTTGGTGATCGATCCGCTCGAACCCGAACCGTTCGAATACGAACGTGACTATGTGGTGATGCTCAGCGACTGGACCGATGAAAGCCCGGCACGGGTACTGGCCAAGCTGAAGAAACAGGCTGATTACTACAATCGCGGGCGGCGCACGCTGGGCGATTTCATCGATGACGTGGCCGAACAGGGTTGGAGCGAAACCCTGAGCAACCGCTGGGCCTGGGCGAAGATGAAGATGTCGCCGACCGATCTAGCCGATGTCAGCGGTGACACCTACACCTACCTGCTCAACGGCCAGGCGCCGGACGGTAACTGGACCGGCCTGTTCGAGGCCGCCGAGCGCATTCGCCTGCGGCTGATCAACGGCTCGGCGATGACCTATTTCGACTTCCGCATCCCTGGCCTCAAGCTCACCGTGGTCGCAGTGGACGGTCAGTATGTCGAAGCGGTTGAGGTCGACGAGCTGCGCCTGGCGGTGGCCGAAACGGTCGACATCATCGTCGCCCCGGATGCCAACGAGGACGCTTATACCCTGTTCGCCCAATCCATGGACCGCAGCGGTTATGCCCGCGGCACCCTGGCCGTGCGCCAAGGGCTGAGCGCGACGGTGCCCGAGCCCGATCCGCGGCCTGAACTGAGCATGAGCGACATGGGCCACGGCGATCACCGCTCGCATAGCGCGGGCGGCGCGCAGTCGTCGATGGGCCCTGGCGCCGTGGGGCATGACGGGATGAATCATGGCGAGATGGACCATGGGCAAAGGAATCACTCGCAGATGAATCAAGGACAGATGAATCATGCGGAAATGACCGGCATGGACCATTCGGCCATGAACCATGACACTGCCATGAGCAGCAGCCAGATGCAGACCCACCCAGCCAGCGAATCCGGCAATCCACTGGTGGACATGCAGACCATGACGCCGGCCGCCAAGCTGGACGACCCCGGCACCGGCCTGCGCGACAACGGTCGCCGTGTATTGACCTATGCCGACCTGCGCAGCGCTTTCCCCGACCCGGACGGCCGCGAGCCGACACGCACCATCGAACTGCACCTGACCGGCCACATGGAGCGCTTCGCCTGGTCATTCGATGGCATCCCCTTCGCCGATGCCGAACCGGTTCGCCTTACATATGGCGAGCGGGTGCGCTTCGTGCTGATCAACGACACCATGATGCACCACCCCATCCATTTGCACGGGATGTGGAGCGATCTGGAAGATGAGCACGGTAACTTCAAGCTGCGCAAGCACACCATCGACATGCCACCCGGATCCAGACGCAGCTACCGCGTCACCGCCGATGCCCTCGGCCGCTGGGCATATCACTGTCATATGCTGATGCACATGGACCTCGGGATGTTCCGTGAAGTCCGCGTAGAAGAATGAAGGAGAGCCCCATGACCACATTCAAGCAAAACACCCTGCTCGCCTTTGGCCTGTTCGCTGCCGTGCAACTGAACGCCGCTCTTGCGCAGAACGAACACGACGGACATCCCACCGAGAATGCACCGGGCGCCAAGGTCGCCCCGCATGCGACGCAACCCAAGCTGCAGCAAAACGGCACGATGCCAGGCATGGGTCACGACAAGATGATGCAGAGGCATGGCGGACACCTGGGCGATGGCCAGATGAACCAGGACATGCCCAAGGGAGCCGAACAGGGCCAGCAGCATGATCACTGACAGGCCGTCCGAAAATGCCTTCCAGGCGAAGCAGACCGTTTTCCGACAGTGCTGCCGGCTGCCCCTTGCTATCGCCCTGAGTCTCGCCGCTGCGGCGAGCCAGGCGCAGGAAGCCATGGACCATACCGGTCATGGTGCCCCGATGGACCACAGCCAAATGAATCACGGCACAGTGGATCACGGCGATATGCACCACGGCTCCCAGGGCTCCGCCGTCCATCCGCCAGCGACCGGAATTCCACCAGGACAGGAAACCCGTTCACCGGTACCAACCATTCGCGATGCGGACCGCGCCGCAGCGTTCCCTGATTTGCCACCGCACGAGATGCATCGGGGCGGGGCGAACTTTCTATTTCTCGCCGATCAATTGGAATGGCAGGATGCCGATGACGGCAGCGCGCTGGCCTGGGACCTGTCCGGCTGGCTCGGCAGTGACATCGACCGCCTGGCCTGGCGCTCCGAAGGCGAACGCACCAATGGCCATACCGAAGAGGCCGAACTGCAGCTGCTCTGGAATCATGCCATCAGCCCCTGGTGGGAGACTGTCGCGGGCATTCGCCAGGACTTCGAACCCGGCACAGCGCAAACCTGGGCGGCCGTTGGCGTGCAGGGAATGCCACTGTATGGGTTGGAAACCGACGTCACCGCCTTCATTGGCGAAGGCGGCCAGACCGCGCTGCGCCTGGAGGCTGAATACGACATGCTGCTGACTCAGCGCTGGGTACTGCAGTCCGTTGTCGAAATCAATCTGCATGGGCGCAATGACGAATCTCGCGGCGTCGGCTCTGGCCTTAGCGAGGCCAGCGCGGGTTTGCGCCTGCGCTACGAAATCAGCCGACAATTTGCACCGTACGTGGGAGTAAGCTGGAACCGTGCCTACGGCAACACCGCCGACCTGCGGCGTGTCGAAGGTGAAGATACAAACGAGGCCCGCCTGGTGGTGGGTGTCCGATTCTGGTTTTGAGAACACACCGACTCATGCTTAGAAGTCTGACGATATTGCTGCTGGCCGTCCTCGCGATTGCCCTGATCGGAGCGGGTGTGGTGTACACCGGCGTGATCAATATCGCCGCGGACAATCCCCACGCCTTGCCGATACACGCGCTGCTGGAAACTGCTCGCGAACGTTCCATTACGGTTCGCGCCCGGGACATCGAGGTACCGGACCTGAGCGATGCAGAGCTGATCCGGGCGGGTGCGGGCAACTACGACGCCATGTGCGTCGCGTGCCATCTGTCACCGGGTAGCGAGGGCACCGAACTGAGCAAAGGACTCAATCCGGCACCACCGGACCTCACGGACACCAACCGGATGCACGATCCGGCCAGTGATTTCTGGATCATCAAGCACGGGATCAAGGCCACCGGCATGCCTGCGTGGGGCAAGAGCATGGCCGATTCGAATATCTGGGGATTGGTCGCCCTTTTGGAGCAACTGCCGTCCCTGACGACCATGGAATACCGCGCGCTGGTGACAACGAGCAACGGCCATCAACACCATGGCGGCGAGACGCTCGACCACGAGAGCGGGCAGCCTGATTAGAACGATCACGGGCAGCGCCGTACGGACCACGACGGGAATCACCAACGGTCCGAGTCGACACCTGCCACCGATGCCATTAACACACCGGCGGTAACAAGCACGTTCATTGACGGACCTGCCACCGCGGCGTTGGGGAGCGTCGCAAGCGCCTTATGACGTTAGCTCGGCAGGACCTCGGCTGGGGACGCTTCGTTCTGGCTGGGCTGACGGTAGGCATCGCGCCAGTCCTGATAGCGCTGCTCTTGCCAGACGAGATGGTGCAGCCGCGCCATGCCGTCCGGATCGTTGAGCAGGCGCCAGCGTGTCGCTTCGACTGAACCATTGGGGCCGGCATCGAGAATTTGCTGCATGCGCTGTTCGCGCAGCAGTTCGGCACCGGGCACCACCTTGGCGTGACGCGCCCGTGCCATTGCGCACACCAGTGCGTTATAGATCGGATCCACCGTC from the Stutzerimonas stutzeri genome contains:
- a CDS encoding heavy metal response regulator transcription factor; the protein is MKLLVAEDEPKTGTYLQQGLSEAGFSVDRVTSGTDALQYVLSTPYDLLILDVMMPGLDGWEVLRRVRAAGRDVPVLFLTARDRVEDRVKGLELGADDYLVKPFAFSELLARVRTLLRRGSAAALQTQLKIADLEVHLLKRRVMRAGQRIDLTAKEFALLELLLRRRGEVLPKSLIASQVWDMNFDSDTNVIEVAIRRLRAKIDDGFEPKLIHTARGMGYMLDEPDAP
- a CDS encoding DUF411 domain-containing protein, with translation MTITRSKLAVIAALFMAGSAQAAQVIDVHRDANCGCCKDWVKYLQANGFEVRDHVETNMSAVKQQLGVVPRLGSCHTGVIDGKFVEGHVPVAQIHELQRRQDLLGVAAPGMPAGSPGMDYGQPAQAYQVIGLTTDGKDVVIADYPAD
- a CDS encoding c-type cytochrome — protein: MLRSLTILLLAVLAIALIGAGVVYTGVINIAADNPHALPIHALLETARERSITVRARDIEVPDLSDAELIRAGAGNYDAMCVACHLSPGSEGTELSKGLNPAPPDLTDTNRMHDPASDFWIIKHGIKATGMPAWGKSMADSNIWGLVALLEQLPSLTTMEYRALVTTSNGHQHHGGETLDHESGQPD
- a CDS encoding copper resistance protein B, translating into MDHTGHGAPMDHSQMNHGTVDHGDMHHGSQGSAVHPPATGIPPGQETRSPVPTIRDADRAAAFPDLPPHEMHRGGANFLFLADQLEWQDADDGSALAWDLSGWLGSDIDRLAWRSEGERTNGHTEEAELQLLWNHAISPWWETVAGIRQDFEPGTAQTWAAVGVQGMPLYGLETDVTAFIGEGGQTALRLEAEYDMLLTQRWVLQSVVEINLHGRNDESRGVGSGLSEASAGLRLRYEISRQFAPYVGVSWNRAYGNTADLRRVEGEDTNEARLVVGVRFWF
- a CDS encoding copper resistance system multicopper oxidase, producing MRCTSSRRTFVKGLVASGVTAGLGIWRQPVWAVARSDQPSDQGVLAGTEFDLTIDAMTVEFTDKRRTAMAINGSIPGPLLRWREGDTVTLRVRNRLPQDTSIHWHGILLPANMDGVPGFSFAGIAPDGLYEYRFKVRQSGTYWYHSHSAFQEQLGVYGPLVIDPLEPEPFEYERDYVVMLSDWTDESPARVLAKLKKQADYYNRGRRTLGDFIDDVAEQGWSETLSNRWAWAKMKMSPTDLADVSGDTYTYLLNGQAPDGNWTGLFEAAERIRLRLINGSAMTYFDFRIPGLKLTVVAVDGQYVEAVEVDELRLAVAETVDIIVAPDANEDAYTLFAQSMDRSGYARGTLAVRQGLSATVPEPDPRPELSMSDMGHGDHRSHSAGGAQSSMGPGAVGHDGMNHGEMDHGQRNHSQMNQGQMNHAEMTGMDHSAMNHDTAMSSSQMQTHPASESGNPLVDMQTMTPAAKLDDPGTGLRDNGRRVLTYADLRSAFPDPDGREPTRTIELHLTGHMERFAWSFDGIPFADAEPVRLTYGERVRFVLINDTMMHHPIHLHGMWSDLEDEHGNFKLRKHTIDMPPGSRRSYRVTADALGRWAYHCHMLMHMDLGMFREVRVEE
- a CDS encoding heavy-metal-associated domain-containing protein translates to MSSINLQVQGMTCGACVRHVTQALNPVSGVDAIDVDLENGLVRVEGNPNSTTLLAALNDAGYPAQLASQANPAAAPTKGCGSGCGCR